One part of the Thermodesulfovibrio sp. 3462-1 genome encodes these proteins:
- the panB gene encoding 3-methyl-2-oxobutanoate hydroxymethyltransferase, with protein MRFTVTDLLNKKKQKQKITMLTAYDYMTAHLVDEAGIDMILVGDSLSMVIQGNDTTLPVTMEEMLYHTKIVVKSTKRAMVVADMPFMSYQVSVEEAVRNAGRFIKEAGAQAVKLEGGREILFQVKAITEAEIPVIGHLGLTPQAVLRMGGYRLQGKTEEQARRIKEDALRLQDKGAVAIVLEVIPKELAQEITESLEIPTIGIGAGPYCDGQVLVIHDLLGLFEKFTPKFVKKYANLREEILKAIRQYKEEVEKGEFPAEEHSF; from the coding sequence ATGAGATTTACAGTAACAGATTTATTAAATAAAAAAAAGCAAAAGCAGAAAATTACCATGCTTACAGCCTATGACTACATGACTGCTCATCTTGTTGATGAAGCGGGAATAGATATGATTCTTGTGGGGGATTCTCTTTCAATGGTTATTCAGGGAAATGATACAACCCTGCCTGTAACAATGGAAGAGATGCTGTATCATACAAAGATTGTTGTAAAATCAACGAAAAGAGCAATGGTTGTGGCTGACATGCCTTTTATGTCTTATCAGGTAAGTGTTGAAGAAGCAGTAAGAAACGCAGGAAGATTTATCAAGGAAGCTGGTGCACAGGCTGTTAAACTTGAAGGTGGAAGGGAAATTCTTTTTCAGGTAAAAGCTATTACAGAAGCAGAGATTCCTGTTATTGGACATCTTGGTCTTACACCTCAGGCAGTGCTCAGAATGGGAGGATACAGACTTCAGGGTAAAACAGAAGAGCAAGCAAGAAGAATAAAAGAAGATGCTTTAAGACTTCAGGACAAGGGTGCTGTGGCAATAGTTCTTGAAGTAATTCCAAAGGAGCTTGCTCAGGAGATAACTGAAAGCCTTGAAATTCCAACAATAGGGATTGGAGCAGGTCCTTATTGTGATGGACAGGTTCTTGTAATTCATGACTTGTTAGGACTGTTTGAAAAATTTACACCAAAATTTGTAAAAAAATATGCGAATTTAAGAGAGGAAATTTTGAAAGCAATAAGACAATACAAAGAAGAAGTTGAAAAAGGCGAGTTCCCTGCCGAAGAACATTCTTTTTAG
- the secF gene encoding protein translocase subunit SecF, translating to MIQILGKTNIDFLGKKYFALGLSCLMIIVGIFAIFQIHAGRANLGVDFAGGLSLQVKFSQPITLAEVRAALDKAGIKDADIQELPTEKKILIKLKKQKENAYEAVENAIKENLSNKEPVVESITEIGPKIGERTKRDATVAIAVATLGILLYIAIRFRFHFAVGATFATFHDVMALLGIFYILDKEINLIFISALLTIAGYSLTDTVVVFDRIRENLGKVAKGTMTLEALMNKSINEVLSRTIITSFTTFISSFALFLFGGEVLHDFALAMMIGIVIGTYSSIFVASPIVLLLGKNSLLKK from the coding sequence ATGATCCAGATACTTGGCAAAACAAACATTGATTTCTTAGGAAAAAAATACTTTGCCCTCGGACTTTCCTGTTTAATGATAATTGTTGGAATTTTTGCAATTTTTCAGATTCATGCTGGCAGGGCAAATCTTGGTGTTGATTTTGCTGGAGGATTAAGTCTTCAGGTGAAATTTTCTCAGCCTATAACACTTGCAGAGGTAAGAGCAGCGCTTGATAAGGCAGGGATAAAAGATGCTGATATACAGGAGCTTCCAACAGAAAAGAAAATTCTCATAAAGCTGAAAAAACAAAAAGAAAATGCCTACGAGGCAGTTGAAAATGCTATTAAAGAAAACCTTTCCAATAAAGAGCCTGTGGTTGAATCAATAACTGAAATTGGTCCAAAAATTGGAGAACGAACGAAAAGGGATGCTACTGTGGCAATTGCTGTTGCTACATTGGGAATACTTTTATACATTGCAATAAGATTCAGATTCCATTTTGCAGTCGGTGCTACTTTTGCAACCTTTCATGATGTTATGGCTTTACTGGGAATCTTTTATATTCTTGATAAGGAAATAAATCTGATTTTTATAAGTGCTCTTTTGACAATAGCTGGATACTCTCTCACTGACACAGTTGTTGTGTTTGATAGAATTCGTGAAAATCTTGGCAAAGTGGCAAAAGGAACAATGACCCTTGAGGCATTGATGAACAAAAGCATAAATGAAGTTTTATCAAGAACAATTATAACATCTTTTACAACATTCATTTCATCATTTGCTTTATTTTTATTCGGAGGAGAAGTCTTGCACGACTTTGCCCTTGCAATGATGATTGGAATAGTTATTGGAACCTATTCCTCCATATTTGTAGCAAGCCCTATTGTGCTACTACTTGGCAAAAATTCTCTGTTAAAGAAATAA
- the tyrS gene encoding tyrosine--tRNA ligase produces MLQPEKQFEIIKRGSVEIILEEDLKRKLERAYKEKKPLRVKAGFDPTAPDIHLGHTVLLEKMRQFQELGHEVIFLIGDFTGMIGDPSGKTETRKPLTREEVLKNAETYKEQVFKILDPEKTIVRFNSEWFGCMSALDMCRLAGAETVARMLEREDFKKRFTEGKPISILEFLYPLLQAYDSVYLKADVELGGTDQKFNLLMGRQLMKMYGIEEQVIITMPLLEGLDGVQKMSKSLGNYIGINEPPDEMFGKIMSISDELMLKYYELLSHISIEELNELKNGIKEGRINPRDAKEALAVELVSIYHGSVAAEKARQRFIKLFKQKEIPEDIQTVKVKDEGYGVWLPKILKEHGVTKSTSESIRLIEQGAVRVNNEQIMNSDIKLKAGEYIVKVGKRRFIKIIVN; encoded by the coding sequence ATGCTACAGCCTGAAAAACAATTTGAAATTATAAAAAGAGGAAGCGTTGAAATAATTCTTGAAGAAGATCTAAAAAGAAAACTTGAAAGAGCTTACAAAGAAAAAAAACCCTTACGAGTAAAAGCAGGTTTTGATCCAACTGCTCCAGACATTCATCTTGGACATACTGTTCTTCTTGAAAAAATGAGACAGTTTCAGGAGCTGGGGCATGAGGTAATCTTTTTAATTGGTGATTTTACAGGAATGATAGGAGATCCCTCTGGCAAAACAGAGACAAGAAAACCTCTTACGAGAGAGGAAGTGCTGAAAAATGCTGAAACATATAAGGAACAGGTTTTTAAAATTCTTGATCCTGAAAAAACCATTGTCCGATTCAACAGTGAATGGTTTGGCTGTATGTCAGCCCTTGATATGTGTAGGCTTGCAGGTGCTGAGACAGTTGCAAGAATGCTTGAAAGAGAAGACTTTAAAAAACGCTTTACAGAAGGCAAGCCAATAAGTATTCTTGAGTTTCTTTATCCGCTGCTTCAGGCTTATGACTCTGTTTATTTAAAAGCAGATGTAGAGCTCGGTGGCACTGATCAGAAGTTCAATCTCTTAATGGGAAGACAGTTGATGAAAATGTATGGAATAGAAGAACAGGTTATAATCACAATGCCTCTTCTTGAAGGGCTTGACGGTGTGCAGAAGATGTCTAAAAGTCTTGGTAACTATATTGGAATAAACGAACCTCCTGATGAAATGTTTGGAAAAATAATGTCAATAAGTGATGAGCTGATGCTCAAGTATTACGAACTTTTAAGCCACATATCAATTGAAGAGCTTAATGAATTGAAAAATGGTATAAAGGAAGGCAGAATTAATCCAAGAGATGCAAAAGAGGCTCTGGCAGTTGAGCTTGTCAGTATATATCATGGCAGTGTAGCAGCAGAAAAAGCAAGGCAGAGATTTATTAAACTTTTCAAACAGAAAGAGATTCCCGAAGACATTCAAACTGTAAAAGTAAAGGATGAAGGATATGGAGTATGGCTTCCAAAAATCCTTAAAGAACACGGTGTTACAAAAAGCACATCAGAGTCAATAAGGCTTATTGAGCAGGGCGCAGTCAGGGTTAACAATGAGCAAATCATGAACTCTGACATAAAACTTAAAGCTGGCGAGTATATTGTAAAAGTAGGCAAAAGAAGATTTATCAAAATAATAGTGAACTGA
- the flgE gene encoding flagellar hook protein FlgE: MLTSLFTGISGLNANGLALSVIGDNIANANTVGFKASRANFGDILSQTLGGASAMQVGRGTMIIDIQKMFTQGTLETTANPLDLAIEGDGFFVVRQLNGPTYYTRAGQFRLDKDGYIVDPNGYRLQAYKMDATGNVTGEINDVYLAGLMSEPSATNKINTQVNLDSRDDIKTWSFTPGANLPNSSVYNFSTAITVYDSLGNPHLVYTYFVKTAANTWEAHVIYNSSATGTPNYQEIDFDSGTPGTQPITLTFSSDGKLTTVSPTNPQASFDFSAWGATNPQNITFDFTDSTQYGSPNAVVFQNQNGYTAGNLIAITVDQNGVISGVFTNGQVKKVAQVVLAKFVAAHNLTKVGKNLFLESYGSGGPTYGAPGTVGVGSVYANSLESSNVDLAEEFIRMIAAQRAYQANVRVITTTDNILNELMNIVR, from the coding sequence ATGTTAACATCACTTTTTACAGGAATAAGTGGACTGAATGCAAACGGACTTGCCCTTTCAGTAATAGGAGATAACATTGCCAATGCAAACACTGTTGGTTTTAAAGCAAGCAGGGCTAATTTTGGAGATATCCTGAGCCAGACTCTTGGTGGAGCCTCTGCAATGCAGGTTGGCCGTGGAACAATGATTATAGATATTCAAAAAATGTTTACCCAGGGAACTCTTGAAACAACTGCAAATCCTCTTGATTTAGCAATAGAAGGAGATGGATTTTTTGTTGTAAGGCAACTGAATGGTCCAACCTACTACACCCGTGCAGGTCAGTTCAGACTTGACAAAGATGGCTATATCGTTGATCCCAATGGATACAGGCTTCAAGCATACAAAATGGATGCAACTGGAAATGTAACAGGTGAAATTAATGATGTATATCTTGCAGGATTGATGAGCGAACCCTCTGCAACTAATAAAATAAATACTCAGGTAAATCTTGACTCAAGAGATGATATTAAAACATGGAGTTTTACTCCAGGAGCAAATCTACCAAATTCGTCAGTATATAATTTTTCAACAGCAATAACAGTCTATGATAGTCTTGGCAATCCCCATCTTGTTTATACATATTTTGTAAAAACTGCAGCAAACACATGGGAGGCACATGTTATATACAACAGTAGTGCAACAGGAACCCCAAACTATCAAGAAATAGACTTTGACTCTGGCACACCAGGAACACAGCCTATAACCTTAACATTTAGTTCGGATGGAAAACTTACTACAGTTTCACCAACCAATCCTCAGGCAAGCTTTGATTTTTCAGCCTGGGGAGCTACTAATCCGCAGAATATTACCTTTGATTTTACAGACTCAACTCAGTATGGTTCACCCAATGCTGTGGTATTTCAAAATCAGAATGGATACACTGCTGGAAATCTTATCGCAATAACAGTTGATCAAAATGGAGTTATATCAGGTGTATTTACAAACGGTCAGGTTAAAAAAGTTGCCCAGGTTGTTCTGGCAAAGTTTGTTGCAGCTCATAATCTCACAAAAGTTGGGAAAAATCTATTTCTTGAATCCTATGGTTCTGGTGGACCAACCTACGGTGCACCTGGAACAGTTGGAGTTGGCTCTGTATATGCAAACTCTCTTGAATCAAGCAATGTAGATCTTGCAGAGGAATTTATCCGAATGATCGCAGCTCAAAGAGCCTATCAGGCAAATGTAAGAGTAATTACAACAACTGACAATATACTAAATGAATTAATGAACATTGTAAGATAG
- the recJ gene encoding single-stranded-DNA-specific exonuclease RecJ, which produces MQYSEWVVVKTNQEYLEYLSRFLNISIPVVQVLVSRGLKDVNEIYSFLNPSMDLIDPFSISGVYETVRIIKEAVKSGIRIFINGDYDADGLTATAILYDILKKMKAQVFYHIPHRIHHGYGLTQTSIEEAKKVGAKLIITVDCGIRDFEMVQYAKKQGIQTIITDHHEPLTVDGKLVLPDALIIINPKVDENSPYTSLAGVGVAFMLAMALNSEEAMQYLDLVTLGTYADMVPLNTVNRALIKQGWQLIENPCRVSIKTLKDIASVSGNIKKFHMSYCLIPKINAPGRVDHAADVVKFFVSENFEEIETIGKWINQMNSLRQKTEEKIMEEIEKKLETEFNDEPVIVLWGDWHIGVVGTVASKLLDRFNRPVFIMAIDENKAKGSARAPNGVDLQKMLGSCKDLLIRFGGHKQAAGVMLYKEKLNEFKERLCKLAGSMDMEPQNVLQLDAQVSLSEVNEKVTEEIKLLEPFGEGNREPLFGAKELTVVNLRKVGSNHLKMSLRQNGKYIPAIGFDMAKEPILEGCLIDAAFTPVINEWEGVRSLQLQLKAIRRTQQ; this is translated from the coding sequence ATGCAATACAGCGAATGGGTGGTTGTTAAGACAAATCAGGAATATCTTGAGTATCTGTCGAGGTTTTTGAATATATCAATTCCTGTGGTACAGGTTCTTGTTTCAAGGGGTCTAAAAGATGTAAATGAAATTTACTCCTTCCTAAATCCTTCAATGGATTTAATTGATCCCTTCAGTATTTCAGGAGTTTATGAAACTGTACGAATAATAAAGGAAGCTGTAAAATCAGGCATAAGGATTTTTATAAATGGAGATTATGATGCTGATGGATTAACAGCTACTGCAATTCTTTATGACATTTTGAAAAAGATGAAGGCTCAGGTTTTTTATCATATTCCCCATAGAATTCATCATGGATATGGTTTAACTCAAACAAGTATTGAAGAGGCAAAAAAAGTAGGGGCAAAGCTCATTATAACTGTTGATTGTGGAATAAGAGACTTTGAAATGGTTCAATACGCAAAAAAACAAGGAATACAGACAATCATTACAGACCATCATGAACCATTGACAGTAGACGGTAAGCTTGTTCTTCCCGATGCTCTAATCATAATCAATCCTAAAGTTGATGAAAACTCACCATATACATCTCTGGCAGGTGTCGGAGTTGCTTTCATGCTTGCTATGGCTTTAAATTCTGAAGAAGCCATGCAGTATCTTGACCTTGTAACACTTGGAACTTATGCTGATATGGTTCCTCTTAATACTGTTAACAGAGCATTAATAAAGCAAGGATGGCAGCTTATAGAAAATCCATGTAGAGTATCAATCAAGACATTAAAAGATATTGCATCAGTTTCTGGCAACATTAAAAAATTTCACATGAGCTATTGTCTTATACCGAAAATTAACGCACCTGGAAGAGTTGATCATGCAGCAGATGTGGTGAAATTCTTCGTTTCAGAGAATTTTGAAGAGATTGAAACTATTGGCAAGTGGATAAATCAGATGAATTCTTTAAGACAGAAAACAGAAGAAAAAATTATGGAAGAAATTGAAAAAAAGCTTGAAACAGAGTTTAATGACGAACCAGTTATTGTTTTATGGGGAGACTGGCATATTGGAGTTGTTGGCACAGTGGCAAGCAAACTTCTTGATAGATTTAACAGACCTGTATTCATAATGGCAATAGACGAAAACAAAGCAAAGGGTTCTGCAAGAGCTCCCAATGGTGTAGATTTACAGAAAATGCTTGGCAGTTGTAAAGACCTGCTTATACGCTTTGGAGGTCACAAGCAGGCAGCAGGAGTAATGCTTTATAAAGAAAAGCTTAATGAATTCAAAGAAAGGCTTTGCAAATTAGCAGGAAGCATGGACATGGAACCCCAAAATGTGCTTCAGCTGGATGCTCAGGTCAGTCTATCAGAGGTCAATGAAAAAGTAACAGAAGAGATAAAGCTTCTTGAACCTTTTGGAGAGGGGAATCGTGAACCTCTATTTGGAGCAAAGGAGCTTACTGTGGTAAATTTAAGAAAGGTGGGCAGTAATCATCTTAAAATGTCTTTAAGGCAAAATGGGAAATATATTCCTGCAATAGGTTTTGACATGGCAAAAGAACCAATACTTGAGGGATGCCTTATTGATGCAGCATTCACTCCAGTGATAAATGAGTGGGAGGGAGTAAGAAGCCTTCAACTTCAACTTAAGGCAATTAGAAGGACACAACAATGA